Proteins encoded by one window of Crassostrea angulata isolate pt1a10 chromosome 9, ASM2561291v2, whole genome shotgun sequence:
- the LOC128163356 gene encoding uncharacterized protein LOC128163356 isoform X2 produces MDYHIFKREIIHSDYGTKENVLEINRYLEKLQTGISNLQINQPGTSYGWKDWEKKKNITREMKFCADLMIEIFGGTNHEELLPYRFSSKHIDLCASIAEIPRVLSEVLQSLKRTSAKVRSINISDFMAETIERRNGFLKTCIDFNIFVCQGTKKVLKVMKSSKDRSEVGFKPLLVSVVMQFHYIEKGCGLARLIIEREQSRNRDMGNQSIPLTKEFKKMFKHTKRVLINGRYALRSLSYREHHAVDVNVLCDKIKELENVLQSGTGDLNDILEEIEVTSSKICKLIDKGEKCLPKGYQQIEDVTVMNSSDFDRHLEDNEFVENGSDFDGFLNDDNNDENLTRLPVKEIENVLVSSGVDKSEILHVFKMEGFKSPVKICVDNHSEFIKSKVGGKVFRQGLWVSARDVVIEGNQVFMTIEPGELFIVYYEFPKRKKKMSKEEMKRGLTIPIPEAHCSVTVPPSDVGRDVTIMCKIHMTDETRIKEYKEEHPNEYGDVAVLDGVQMKSTAEINKGFVEFQRGNQQHQNTKYFCFKTSGFGLNDWECNKVEPEFQNKNMMFQLSEDDKVSYIVAIDNVESKKNKSSGILDLFLTLLGFKAQCKLLTLYKVPEEQDNTINLCVLCIESKGSDLSDQASRYFMNNWIQIEEHDESSDFLITPGDVIRLGFSGNVGPKEGNPPVITFIKKGSCFSRVELHCLDNKYPKGCVQMNLNDNTLDSKQLDWNYLLGKWKHGDQFRSDVQDGGNKSSSQCNLL; encoded by the exons tAACCAACCAGGTACAAG TTATGGATGGAAAGActgggagaaaaaaaagaatataacaagggaaatgaaattttgtgcCGACCTCATGATAGAAATATTTGGCGGGACGAATCATGAAGAACTCTTGCCATACag GTTTTCTTCCAAGCACATAGATCTCTGTGCAAGTATTGCCGAGATACCACGCGTACTCAGCGAAGTGTTGCAGTCTTTAAAACGTACCTCTGCCAAAGTCCGCTCCATCAACATCAGTGATTTTATGGCCGAAACTATTGA ACGCAGGAACGGCTTTCTGAAAACTTGtattgattttaacatttttgtttgccAAGGAactaaaaaggttttaaaagtGATGAAAAGTAGCAAGGATCG TTCTGAAGTAGGATTTAAACCCTTGCTCGTCTCTGTGGTTATGCAATTCCACTACATTGAGAAAGGCTGTGGACTTGCTCGACTTATAATAGAACGGGAACAAAGTCGCAATAG AGATATGGGAAACCAATCAATTCCTCTAACAAAAGagtttaaaaagatgtttaaacATACTAAACGTGTGTTGATCAACGGAAGATATGCGTTACGCAGTTTGAG TTATAGAGAGCACCATGCAGTGGATGTAAATGTTCTTTGCGataaaatcaaagaattggaGAATGTCTTACAAAG TGGTACTGGAGATTTGAATGATATTCTAGAAGAAATCGAAGTCACGTCCTCCAAGATATGCAAGTTAATCGATAAAGGAGAAAAATG CCTACCAAAGGGATATCAACAAATAGAAGACGTTACAGTAATGAATTCGTCAGATTTTGACCGGCATCTCGAAGATAAcgaatttgttgaaaatggtTCGGATTTTGATGGTTTTCTCAATGATGAtaataatgatgaaaatttAACCAGACTACCTGTAAAAGAGATAGAAAACGTATTAGTCAGCAGTGGTGTGGATAAAAGTGAAATACTTCATGTTTTCAAAATGGAGGGTTTTAAATCACCTGTAAAAATATGTGTCGACAATCACTCTGAATTCATAAAGTCGAAAGTTGGCGGGAAAGTCTTCAGACAAGGACTATGGGTATCTGCACGAGATGTTGTAATTGAG gGAAATCAAGTCTTTATGACCATAGAACCAGGGGaattgtttattgtttactACGAGTTTCCAAAACGTAAGAAAAAGATGAGCAAGGAAGAAATGAAAAGGGGACTGACGATACCAATACCTGAAGCACATTGCTCTGTGACTGTTCCTCCATCAGATGTTGGTAGAGATGTAACAATTATGTGTAAG ATACACATGACGGACGAAACTCGAATAAAAGAATACAAAGAGGAACATCCAAACGAGTATGGGGATGTAGCAGTATTGGATGGTGTGCAAATGAAATCCACCGCAGAAATAAACAAAGGGTTTGTTGAATTCCAAAGAGGCAATCAACAACACCAAAATACaaagtatttttgttttaagactTCAGGATTTGGATTGAACGACTGGGAATGCAATAAAGTGGAAccagaatttcaaaacaaaaacatgatgTTTCAGTTGAGCGAAGATGATAAAGT atCTTATATCGTTGCCATTGATAATGTcgaatcaaagaaaaataaatctagCGGGATTCTAGATTTATTTCTTACACTTCTTGGTTTCAAAGCACAGTGCAAATTGTTAACACTGTATAAAGTACCCGAGGAACAAGATAACACTATAAATTTGTGCGTTCTTTGTATTGAGTCCAAAGGGTCCGATCTCAGTGATCAAGCATCTAGATATTTCATGAATAACTGGATTCAAATTGAAGAACATGATGAGAGTTCCGATTTCCTCATAACACCGGGTGATGTAATTCGTCTTGGATTCAGTGGAAATGTCGGACCAAAAGAAGGAAATCCGCCCGTTATAACTTTCATAAAGAAAGGATCGTGTTTCTCACGTGTAGAGCTTCATTGTCTTGATAACAAATACCCAAAAGGATGTGTCCAGATGAATCTAAACGATAACACATTAGATTCAAAACAACTGGATTGGAACTATCTTCTAGGAAAATGGAAAC ATGGAGATCAGTTCCGGAGTGATGTACAGGATGGTGGTAATAAGAGTTCATCTCAGTGCAACCTACTATGA
- the LOC128163356 gene encoding uncharacterized protein LOC128163356 isoform X3, translating into MDYHIFKREIIHSDYGTKENVLEINRYLEKLQTGISNLQINQPGTSYGWKDWEKKKNITREMKFCADLMIEIFGGTNHEELLPYREWYEVYFLTFSIGKHICEMVCILCVHLTLRFSSKHIDLCASIAEIPRVLSEVLQSLKRTSAKVRSINISDFMAETIDSEVGFKPLLVSVVMQFHYIEKGCGLARLIIEREQSRNRDMGNQSIPLTKEFKKMFKHTKRVLINGRYALRSLSYREHHAVDVNVLCDKIKELENVLQSGTGDLNDILEEIEVTSSKICKLIDKGEKCLPKGYQQIEDVTVMNSSDFDRHLEDNEFVENGSDFDGFLNDDNNDENLTRLPVKEIENVLVSSGVDKSEILHVFKMEGFKSPVKICVDNHSEFIKSKVGGKVFRQGLWVSARDVVIEGNQVFMTIEPGELFIVYYEFPKRKKKMSKEEMKRGLTIPIPEAHCSVTVPPSDVGRDVTIMCKIHMTDETRIKEYKEEHPNEYGDVAVLDGVQMKSTAEINKGFVEFQRGNQQHQNTKYFCFKTSGFGLNDWECNKVEPEFQNKNMMFQLSEDDKVSYIVAIDNVESKKNKSSGILDLFLTLLGFKAQCKLLTLYKVPEEQDNTINLCVLCIESKGSDLSDQASRYFMNNWIQIEEHDESSDFLITPGDVIRLGFSGNVGPKEGNPPVITFIKKGSCFSRVELHCLDNKYPKGCVQMNLNDNTLDSKQLDWNYLLGKWKHGDQFRSDVQDGGNKSSSQCNLL; encoded by the exons tAACCAACCAGGTACAAG TTATGGATGGAAAGActgggagaaaaaaaagaatataacaagggaaatgaaattttgtgcCGACCTCATGATAGAAATATTTGGCGGGACGAATCATGAAGAACTCTTGCCATACag AGAGTGGTATGAGGTatattttttgactttttcgaTTGGAAAGCACATCTGTGAAATGGTATGCATACTATGTGTACACCTTACCCTTAG GTTTTCTTCCAAGCACATAGATCTCTGTGCAAGTATTGCCGAGATACCACGCGTACTCAGCGAAGTGTTGCAGTCTTTAAAACGTACCTCTGCCAAAGTCCGCTCCATCAACATCAGTGATTTTATGGCCGAAACTATTGA TTCTGAAGTAGGATTTAAACCCTTGCTCGTCTCTGTGGTTATGCAATTCCACTACATTGAGAAAGGCTGTGGACTTGCTCGACTTATAATAGAACGGGAACAAAGTCGCAATAG AGATATGGGAAACCAATCAATTCCTCTAACAAAAGagtttaaaaagatgtttaaacATACTAAACGTGTGTTGATCAACGGAAGATATGCGTTACGCAGTTTGAG TTATAGAGAGCACCATGCAGTGGATGTAAATGTTCTTTGCGataaaatcaaagaattggaGAATGTCTTACAAAG TGGTACTGGAGATTTGAATGATATTCTAGAAGAAATCGAAGTCACGTCCTCCAAGATATGCAAGTTAATCGATAAAGGAGAAAAATG CCTACCAAAGGGATATCAACAAATAGAAGACGTTACAGTAATGAATTCGTCAGATTTTGACCGGCATCTCGAAGATAAcgaatttgttgaaaatggtTCGGATTTTGATGGTTTTCTCAATGATGAtaataatgatgaaaatttAACCAGACTACCTGTAAAAGAGATAGAAAACGTATTAGTCAGCAGTGGTGTGGATAAAAGTGAAATACTTCATGTTTTCAAAATGGAGGGTTTTAAATCACCTGTAAAAATATGTGTCGACAATCACTCTGAATTCATAAAGTCGAAAGTTGGCGGGAAAGTCTTCAGACAAGGACTATGGGTATCTGCACGAGATGTTGTAATTGAG gGAAATCAAGTCTTTATGACCATAGAACCAGGGGaattgtttattgtttactACGAGTTTCCAAAACGTAAGAAAAAGATGAGCAAGGAAGAAATGAAAAGGGGACTGACGATACCAATACCTGAAGCACATTGCTCTGTGACTGTTCCTCCATCAGATGTTGGTAGAGATGTAACAATTATGTGTAAG ATACACATGACGGACGAAACTCGAATAAAAGAATACAAAGAGGAACATCCAAACGAGTATGGGGATGTAGCAGTATTGGATGGTGTGCAAATGAAATCCACCGCAGAAATAAACAAAGGGTTTGTTGAATTCCAAAGAGGCAATCAACAACACCAAAATACaaagtatttttgttttaagactTCAGGATTTGGATTGAACGACTGGGAATGCAATAAAGTGGAAccagaatttcaaaacaaaaacatgatgTTTCAGTTGAGCGAAGATGATAAAGT atCTTATATCGTTGCCATTGATAATGTcgaatcaaagaaaaataaatctagCGGGATTCTAGATTTATTTCTTACACTTCTTGGTTTCAAAGCACAGTGCAAATTGTTAACACTGTATAAAGTACCCGAGGAACAAGATAACACTATAAATTTGTGCGTTCTTTGTATTGAGTCCAAAGGGTCCGATCTCAGTGATCAAGCATCTAGATATTTCATGAATAACTGGATTCAAATTGAAGAACATGATGAGAGTTCCGATTTCCTCATAACACCGGGTGATGTAATTCGTCTTGGATTCAGTGGAAATGTCGGACCAAAAGAAGGAAATCCGCCCGTTATAACTTTCATAAAGAAAGGATCGTGTTTCTCACGTGTAGAGCTTCATTGTCTTGATAACAAATACCCAAAAGGATGTGTCCAGATGAATCTAAACGATAACACATTAGATTCAAAACAACTGGATTGGAACTATCTTCTAGGAAAATGGAAAC ATGGAGATCAGTTCCGGAGTGATGTACAGGATGGTGGTAATAAGAGTTCATCTCAGTGCAACCTACTATGA
- the LOC128163356 gene encoding uncharacterized protein LOC128163356 isoform X4, whose product MKFCADLMIEIFGGTNHEELLPYREWYEVYFLTFSIGKHICEMVCILCVHLTLRFSSKHIDLCASIAEIPRVLSEVLQSLKRTSAKVRSINISDFMAETIERRNGFLKTCIDFNIFVCQGTKKVLKVMKSSKDRSEVGFKPLLVSVVMQFHYIEKGCGLARLIIEREQSRNRDMGNQSIPLTKEFKKMFKHTKRVLINGRYALRSLSYREHHAVDVNVLCDKIKELENVLQSGTGDLNDILEEIEVTSSKICKLIDKGEKCLPKGYQQIEDVTVMNSSDFDRHLEDNEFVENGSDFDGFLNDDNNDENLTRLPVKEIENVLVSSGVDKSEILHVFKMEGFKSPVKICVDNHSEFIKSKVGGKVFRQGLWVSARDVVIEGNQVFMTIEPGELFIVYYEFPKRKKKMSKEEMKRGLTIPIPEAHCSVTVPPSDVGRDVTIMCKIHMTDETRIKEYKEEHPNEYGDVAVLDGVQMKSTAEINKGFVEFQRGNQQHQNTKYFCFKTSGFGLNDWECNKVEPEFQNKNMMFQLSEDDKVSYIVAIDNVESKKNKSSGILDLFLTLLGFKAQCKLLTLYKVPEEQDNTINLCVLCIESKGSDLSDQASRYFMNNWIQIEEHDESSDFLITPGDVIRLGFSGNVGPKEGNPPVITFIKKGSCFSRVELHCLDNKYPKGCVQMNLNDNTLDSKQLDWNYLLGKWKHGDQFRSDVQDGGNKSSSQCNLL is encoded by the exons atgaaattttgtgcCGACCTCATGATAGAAATATTTGGCGGGACGAATCATGAAGAACTCTTGCCATACag AGAGTGGTATGAGGTatattttttgactttttcgaTTGGAAAGCACATCTGTGAAATGGTATGCATACTATGTGTACACCTTACCCTTAG GTTTTCTTCCAAGCACATAGATCTCTGTGCAAGTATTGCCGAGATACCACGCGTACTCAGCGAAGTGTTGCAGTCTTTAAAACGTACCTCTGCCAAAGTCCGCTCCATCAACATCAGTGATTTTATGGCCGAAACTATTGA ACGCAGGAACGGCTTTCTGAAAACTTGtattgattttaacatttttgtttgccAAGGAactaaaaaggttttaaaagtGATGAAAAGTAGCAAGGATCG TTCTGAAGTAGGATTTAAACCCTTGCTCGTCTCTGTGGTTATGCAATTCCACTACATTGAGAAAGGCTGTGGACTTGCTCGACTTATAATAGAACGGGAACAAAGTCGCAATAG AGATATGGGAAACCAATCAATTCCTCTAACAAAAGagtttaaaaagatgtttaaacATACTAAACGTGTGTTGATCAACGGAAGATATGCGTTACGCAGTTTGAG TTATAGAGAGCACCATGCAGTGGATGTAAATGTTCTTTGCGataaaatcaaagaattggaGAATGTCTTACAAAG TGGTACTGGAGATTTGAATGATATTCTAGAAGAAATCGAAGTCACGTCCTCCAAGATATGCAAGTTAATCGATAAAGGAGAAAAATG CCTACCAAAGGGATATCAACAAATAGAAGACGTTACAGTAATGAATTCGTCAGATTTTGACCGGCATCTCGAAGATAAcgaatttgttgaaaatggtTCGGATTTTGATGGTTTTCTCAATGATGAtaataatgatgaaaatttAACCAGACTACCTGTAAAAGAGATAGAAAACGTATTAGTCAGCAGTGGTGTGGATAAAAGTGAAATACTTCATGTTTTCAAAATGGAGGGTTTTAAATCACCTGTAAAAATATGTGTCGACAATCACTCTGAATTCATAAAGTCGAAAGTTGGCGGGAAAGTCTTCAGACAAGGACTATGGGTATCTGCACGAGATGTTGTAATTGAG gGAAATCAAGTCTTTATGACCATAGAACCAGGGGaattgtttattgtttactACGAGTTTCCAAAACGTAAGAAAAAGATGAGCAAGGAAGAAATGAAAAGGGGACTGACGATACCAATACCTGAAGCACATTGCTCTGTGACTGTTCCTCCATCAGATGTTGGTAGAGATGTAACAATTATGTGTAAG ATACACATGACGGACGAAACTCGAATAAAAGAATACAAAGAGGAACATCCAAACGAGTATGGGGATGTAGCAGTATTGGATGGTGTGCAAATGAAATCCACCGCAGAAATAAACAAAGGGTTTGTTGAATTCCAAAGAGGCAATCAACAACACCAAAATACaaagtatttttgttttaagactTCAGGATTTGGATTGAACGACTGGGAATGCAATAAAGTGGAAccagaatttcaaaacaaaaacatgatgTTTCAGTTGAGCGAAGATGATAAAGT atCTTATATCGTTGCCATTGATAATGTcgaatcaaagaaaaataaatctagCGGGATTCTAGATTTATTTCTTACACTTCTTGGTTTCAAAGCACAGTGCAAATTGTTAACACTGTATAAAGTACCCGAGGAACAAGATAACACTATAAATTTGTGCGTTCTTTGTATTGAGTCCAAAGGGTCCGATCTCAGTGATCAAGCATCTAGATATTTCATGAATAACTGGATTCAAATTGAAGAACATGATGAGAGTTCCGATTTCCTCATAACACCGGGTGATGTAATTCGTCTTGGATTCAGTGGAAATGTCGGACCAAAAGAAGGAAATCCGCCCGTTATAACTTTCATAAAGAAAGGATCGTGTTTCTCACGTGTAGAGCTTCATTGTCTTGATAACAAATACCCAAAAGGATGTGTCCAGATGAATCTAAACGATAACACATTAGATTCAAAACAACTGGATTGGAACTATCTTCTAGGAAAATGGAAAC ATGGAGATCAGTTCCGGAGTGATGTACAGGATGGTGGTAATAAGAGTTCATCTCAGTGCAACCTACTATGA
- the LOC128163356 gene encoding uncharacterized protein LOC128163356 isoform X1 gives MDYHIFKREIIHSDYGTKENVLEINRYLEKLQTGISNLQINQPGTSYGWKDWEKKKNITREMKFCADLMIEIFGGTNHEELLPYREWYEVYFLTFSIGKHICEMVCILCVHLTLRFSSKHIDLCASIAEIPRVLSEVLQSLKRTSAKVRSINISDFMAETIERRNGFLKTCIDFNIFVCQGTKKVLKVMKSSKDRSEVGFKPLLVSVVMQFHYIEKGCGLARLIIEREQSRNRDMGNQSIPLTKEFKKMFKHTKRVLINGRYALRSLSYREHHAVDVNVLCDKIKELENVLQSGTGDLNDILEEIEVTSSKICKLIDKGEKCLPKGYQQIEDVTVMNSSDFDRHLEDNEFVENGSDFDGFLNDDNNDENLTRLPVKEIENVLVSSGVDKSEILHVFKMEGFKSPVKICVDNHSEFIKSKVGGKVFRQGLWVSARDVVIEGNQVFMTIEPGELFIVYYEFPKRKKKMSKEEMKRGLTIPIPEAHCSVTVPPSDVGRDVTIMCKIHMTDETRIKEYKEEHPNEYGDVAVLDGVQMKSTAEINKGFVEFQRGNQQHQNTKYFCFKTSGFGLNDWECNKVEPEFQNKNMMFQLSEDDKVSYIVAIDNVESKKNKSSGILDLFLTLLGFKAQCKLLTLYKVPEEQDNTINLCVLCIESKGSDLSDQASRYFMNNWIQIEEHDESSDFLITPGDVIRLGFSGNVGPKEGNPPVITFIKKGSCFSRVELHCLDNKYPKGCVQMNLNDNTLDSKQLDWNYLLGKWKHGDQFRSDVQDGGNKSSSQCNLL, from the exons tAACCAACCAGGTACAAG TTATGGATGGAAAGActgggagaaaaaaaagaatataacaagggaaatgaaattttgtgcCGACCTCATGATAGAAATATTTGGCGGGACGAATCATGAAGAACTCTTGCCATACag AGAGTGGTATGAGGTatattttttgactttttcgaTTGGAAAGCACATCTGTGAAATGGTATGCATACTATGTGTACACCTTACCCTTAG GTTTTCTTCCAAGCACATAGATCTCTGTGCAAGTATTGCCGAGATACCACGCGTACTCAGCGAAGTGTTGCAGTCTTTAAAACGTACCTCTGCCAAAGTCCGCTCCATCAACATCAGTGATTTTATGGCCGAAACTATTGA ACGCAGGAACGGCTTTCTGAAAACTTGtattgattttaacatttttgtttgccAAGGAactaaaaaggttttaaaagtGATGAAAAGTAGCAAGGATCG TTCTGAAGTAGGATTTAAACCCTTGCTCGTCTCTGTGGTTATGCAATTCCACTACATTGAGAAAGGCTGTGGACTTGCTCGACTTATAATAGAACGGGAACAAAGTCGCAATAG AGATATGGGAAACCAATCAATTCCTCTAACAAAAGagtttaaaaagatgtttaaacATACTAAACGTGTGTTGATCAACGGAAGATATGCGTTACGCAGTTTGAG TTATAGAGAGCACCATGCAGTGGATGTAAATGTTCTTTGCGataaaatcaaagaattggaGAATGTCTTACAAAG TGGTACTGGAGATTTGAATGATATTCTAGAAGAAATCGAAGTCACGTCCTCCAAGATATGCAAGTTAATCGATAAAGGAGAAAAATG CCTACCAAAGGGATATCAACAAATAGAAGACGTTACAGTAATGAATTCGTCAGATTTTGACCGGCATCTCGAAGATAAcgaatttgttgaaaatggtTCGGATTTTGATGGTTTTCTCAATGATGAtaataatgatgaaaatttAACCAGACTACCTGTAAAAGAGATAGAAAACGTATTAGTCAGCAGTGGTGTGGATAAAAGTGAAATACTTCATGTTTTCAAAATGGAGGGTTTTAAATCACCTGTAAAAATATGTGTCGACAATCACTCTGAATTCATAAAGTCGAAAGTTGGCGGGAAAGTCTTCAGACAAGGACTATGGGTATCTGCACGAGATGTTGTAATTGAG gGAAATCAAGTCTTTATGACCATAGAACCAGGGGaattgtttattgtttactACGAGTTTCCAAAACGTAAGAAAAAGATGAGCAAGGAAGAAATGAAAAGGGGACTGACGATACCAATACCTGAAGCACATTGCTCTGTGACTGTTCCTCCATCAGATGTTGGTAGAGATGTAACAATTATGTGTAAG ATACACATGACGGACGAAACTCGAATAAAAGAATACAAAGAGGAACATCCAAACGAGTATGGGGATGTAGCAGTATTGGATGGTGTGCAAATGAAATCCACCGCAGAAATAAACAAAGGGTTTGTTGAATTCCAAAGAGGCAATCAACAACACCAAAATACaaagtatttttgttttaagactTCAGGATTTGGATTGAACGACTGGGAATGCAATAAAGTGGAAccagaatttcaaaacaaaaacatgatgTTTCAGTTGAGCGAAGATGATAAAGT atCTTATATCGTTGCCATTGATAATGTcgaatcaaagaaaaataaatctagCGGGATTCTAGATTTATTTCTTACACTTCTTGGTTTCAAAGCACAGTGCAAATTGTTAACACTGTATAAAGTACCCGAGGAACAAGATAACACTATAAATTTGTGCGTTCTTTGTATTGAGTCCAAAGGGTCCGATCTCAGTGATCAAGCATCTAGATATTTCATGAATAACTGGATTCAAATTGAAGAACATGATGAGAGTTCCGATTTCCTCATAACACCGGGTGATGTAATTCGTCTTGGATTCAGTGGAAATGTCGGACCAAAAGAAGGAAATCCGCCCGTTATAACTTTCATAAAGAAAGGATCGTGTTTCTCACGTGTAGAGCTTCATTGTCTTGATAACAAATACCCAAAAGGATGTGTCCAGATGAATCTAAACGATAACACATTAGATTCAAAACAACTGGATTGGAACTATCTTCTAGGAAAATGGAAAC ATGGAGATCAGTTCCGGAGTGATGTACAGGATGGTGGTAATAAGAGTTCATCTCAGTGCAACCTACTATGA